Below is a genomic region from Magnetococcales bacterium.
TGTTCGGCGTTATGGATTCTGGCGCACAGGAAGCTTTTGACAACCGGTTCGAGGCCACTCTCCCGCAGATGGGTCATGTGCGACGCGCCTTCAGGATGATGACCGGCTCCAGGGGAACATCGCCGTGACCTTTGTTGTTACCGGTTTTGACGCCGGCAATCTTGTCCACGGTCTCCATGCCCGAGGTGACCCGACCGAAAACCGCATAACCGAAGTCCCGTTTGCCGTGATTCAGAAAGGCGTTATCCGCGAGATTGATGAAAAATTGCGACGTGGCGCTATCCACCACCTGGGTGCGGGCCATGGCGATGGTGCCACGGGTGTTGGTCAAACCGTTGTCGGCTTCGTTCTTGATGGCGGCTTCGTTGGCTTTTTCTTTCATGTCCGGAGTCATGCCGCCGCCCTGGACCATGAACCCTGGGATGACCCGGTGAAAAATGAGTCCGTCGTAGAATCCCGAATCCACATAGTTCAGGAAATTCTTGACGGTGATGGGGGCTTTGGTCTCATCGAGTTCGAGAACGATATCGCCGAGAGTCGTGGTCAGGGTCACCATGGGGTGTTGTGCTCCGGTTGTGGGTTTGGTTGGGGTGTCGGCTGCCTGGACCGTGCCGACCAACAGGGTTGTCAAAAGCAGAAGAGTGTAAAAAAAGCGACGGGTCATGGTCAATGGATCCTTCCAAGTCTCTTTTGCGGTGAAAGAAAATTTCATGTCAGGCTAATAAAAACCACAAATGGTGCCGGACGCAAGGCTTCAAACCGATTCGGGCCTCTCACCCCGAAAAAAATCGTGTCGAGTCAAGCTACAGCCCGCTCGACCGGCGGATGGCCCATCGCTTTAAACCCATTGAGGGGACTTTGCAAATGGTGTGATCGATGTTTATACTGTCTTTAAGGTACGACCAAATCGAGTGGAAAGACGAG
It encodes:
- a CDS encoding peptidyl-prolyl cis-trans isomerase is translated as MTRRFFYTLLLLTTLLVGTVQAADTPTKPTTGAQHPMVTLTTTLGDIVLELDETKAPITVKNFLNYVDSGFYDGLIFHRVIPGFMVQGGGMTPDMKEKANEAAIKNEADNGLTNTRGTIAMARTQVVDSATSQFFINLADNAFLNHGKRDFGYAVFGRVTSGMETVDKIAGVKTGNNKGHGDVPLEPVIILKARRT